One window of the Acetomicrobium thermoterrenum DSM 13490 genome contains the following:
- a CDS encoding dicarboxylate/amino acid:cation symporter, producing the protein MFKRMGLLPRLIIAIICGILIGKYFPQWCVGLLATFNGIFGNFLGFVIPLIILGFVAPGIADLGKGAGKLLGMTVAFAYGSTILAGLFAFFVGTNIMPKIINFASNIMATNPEEHLLPPYFVIDMPPLMGVMTAILLAFILGIGISALKEKTLYNVTVEFQKIVSMVIAYVVIPLLPFHVAGIFANMTHAGEVGRIMSVFGKVFLLVIASHLILIIVYFAIACTYGGKNFFQCLKNQIPGYVTALGTQSSAATIPVNVQCAERNGVSKAVRDFVIPLGATIHLAGSTITITMCSLAVMMLHGTQFTFASMVGFIAMLGITMVAAPGVPGGAVMAALGVLESMLGFSEAQLGLMIALYIAQDSFGTACNVSGDNAIAIVVDKIASKMKMGVRREESQFAGK; encoded by the coding sequence ATGTTTAAGAGGATGGGCTTACTGCCAAGGCTGATCATAGCCATTATTTGCGGTATATTGATCGGGAAATATTTTCCCCAGTGGTGTGTCGGGCTTCTTGCCACCTTCAACGGCATTTTTGGAAATTTCCTGGGGTTTGTCATTCCCCTCATTATCCTTGGTTTCGTCGCCCCCGGCATAGCAGATCTGGGCAAGGGAGCGGGAAAGCTCCTTGGGATGACGGTCGCGTTTGCCTACGGCTCTACTATACTGGCCGGCCTTTTTGCCTTCTTTGTCGGGACTAATATTATGCCTAAGATAATCAACTTCGCCTCCAACATAATGGCCACCAACCCCGAAGAGCACCTGTTGCCCCCTTATTTTGTGATCGACATGCCGCCGCTCATGGGCGTGATGACGGCTATTCTGCTGGCTTTTATCCTCGGGATCGGCATATCCGCGCTGAAGGAAAAAACCCTCTACAACGTAACGGTCGAATTCCAAAAGATCGTGAGCATGGTCATTGCTTACGTGGTAATTCCCCTGCTTCCCTTTCACGTGGCGGGCATATTTGCGAACATGACCCATGCGGGAGAAGTGGGCAGGATAATGTCCGTTTTCGGCAAAGTTTTTCTGCTCGTCATCGCTTCCCATCTCATATTAATAATTGTCTATTTTGCCATAGCCTGCACCTACGGAGGCAAAAACTTCTTTCAGTGCCTTAAAAACCAGATCCCCGGCTATGTTACTGCTTTAGGAACGCAGTCATCGGCTGCTACGATTCCCGTAAATGTCCAGTGCGCCGAAAGAAATGGCGTTTCCAAGGCGGTAAGGGACTTCGTCATACCCCTTGGCGCCACCATACATCTGGCAGGTTCTACGATAACGATCACAATGTGCTCCCTGGCAGTCATGATGCTTCACGGAACGCAGTTTACCTTTGCCTCCATGGTCGGCTTTATTGCCATGCTTGGCATTACCATGGTCGCTGCACCCGGCGTTCCCGGCGGAGCCGTGATGGCTGCCCTAGGCGTGCTAGAAAGCATGCTCGGCTTTAGCGAGGCCCAGCTCGGCCTCATGATAGCCCTTTACATCGCCCAAGACAGCTTCGGAACGGCCTGCAACGTCTCGGGAGACAACGCTATCGCCATAGTCGTCGACAAAATCGCCTCTAAGATGAAGATGGGGGTAAGGCGAGAGGAATCGCAGTTTGCGGGAAAGTAA
- the mgtE gene encoding magnesium transporter gives MEQRNIDFFKETVEEMLEKQDLEALRLYLEELHPYEIGALLDELEESKQLVILSLTLPEAAAEALEHLDFDDQYRLLDHLDEESASKIIAAMGRDAIADLLMAIHPNKAQEIMAMIPREYLESIKFLMSYPEDSAGGIMSLDYIQARQYWTIERVIEHFRKVGRKQSVTNYIYIVDAVGKLVGVLSLKELLLNEPKTKIEDVMHTNIITVLATADQEEAAKLMSQYDLMILPVVNEQGRLVGVITADDIMDVIEEEDTEDIHRLGGSQPLDLPYLESTLTTLFSKRIGWLVVLFATQAVTSNILKHYEGVLSSVVALTFFMPLLAGVGGNSGTQASSLIIRGLALGEITVQDIAVILFKELRVSALIGIVMGTIGYFFAWTVSGSTGVAAVVAVTVTVVLIVSSTIGAILPIVGRAFRLDPAVFSAPLITTVVDITSLMVYFNIAIKLLKLGG, from the coding sequence ATGGAACAGAGAAACATCGATTTCTTCAAGGAAACGGTCGAAGAAATGCTCGAAAAACAGGACCTGGAAGCTTTGCGCCTTTATCTGGAGGAGCTTCACCCCTACGAGATTGGTGCGCTCTTGGACGAACTCGAAGAGTCCAAACAGCTCGTCATCCTCTCTCTCACTCTGCCGGAGGCAGCAGCTGAGGCTTTGGAGCACCTTGATTTCGACGACCAATACAGGCTCCTCGATCATCTAGACGAAGAGTCAGCAAGCAAGATAATCGCCGCCATGGGGCGAGATGCTATAGCCGACCTGCTTATGGCCATACACCCAAACAAAGCCCAGGAGATCATGGCCATGATACCCCGGGAGTACCTCGAAAGCATAAAGTTTCTCATGTCCTATCCCGAGGATTCCGCCGGGGGCATAATGTCCCTGGACTACATCCAGGCCAGGCAATACTGGACTATAGAGCGGGTGATAGAACACTTCAGAAAGGTCGGCAGAAAACAAAGCGTGACAAACTACATATACATCGTAGATGCCGTGGGCAAGCTTGTCGGCGTCCTCTCACTGAAGGAGCTTTTATTAAACGAGCCTAAGACAAAGATTGAAGACGTAATGCACACCAACATCATAACGGTTTTGGCTACGGCGGACCAGGAAGAGGCTGCCAAACTCATGAGCCAGTACGACCTCATGATACTGCCAGTGGTGAACGAACAGGGTCGCCTCGTAGGCGTCATAACGGCCGACGACATCATGGATGTCATCGAGGAAGAGGACACTGAAGACATCCACAGGCTGGGTGGAAGCCAACCTTTAGACCTGCCCTACTTAGAATCGACACTGACGACGCTTTTCAGCAAGCGCATCGGCTGGCTCGTTGTTCTTTTCGCAACACAGGCAGTGACGAGCAACATCCTGAAACATTACGAGGGAGTTTTAAGCAGCGTCGTGGCCCTTACTTTTTTCATGCCCCTGCTTGCGGGAGTGGGAGGCAATTCCGGGACCCAGGCTTCTTCTTTAATCATAAGGGGTCTTGCCCTTGGCGAGATCACGGTCCAGGACATAGCCGTCATACTCTTCAAGGAGCTTCGCGTAAGCGCCCTCATCGGAATCGTGATGGGAACGATCGGGTATTTCTTCGCCTGGACGGTCAGCGGTTCAACTGGCGTCGCAGCTGTCGTCGCCGTAACCGTAACGGTGGTTTTGATCGTAAGCTCCACCATCGGTGCCATACTTCCCATCGTCGGGAGGGCCTTCAGGCTGGATCCGGCCGTCTTTTCCGCCCCCCTTATAACCACCGTGGTGGATATCACGTCGCTGATGGTTTACTTCAACATTGCCATAAAGCTGCTCAAGTTAGGCGGATAG
- the nhaC gene encoding Na+/H+ antiporter NhaC: protein MDEGGRRQRKPTLLEAVVAVVVSFACIGIGVLALGVDVHIPIVIATSFVCLIGRFLLHISWKDIEEGIFRGIHIGLQAILILMIVGMIVGSWIQGGIVPTLIYYGLSILSPSIFLLATLLICSIVSLATGSSWGTSGTVGLALIGIAAGLGVSMPLAAGVVISGAYFGDKMSPLSDTTNLAPAVAGTTLFSHIRALVSTTMTTYIIVAIITIVLGFRFAGGTLDTSRIEAFQKLLAAEFDIGLLGFIPPLVVITLAALKFPAIPSMFAGVVLGGIMILLQGNGLGTMVTAIHYGYVPALSAEIAEAASPEAIASMLAAKGVTDVNPELARQVSEMLSSLLERGGLDSMMWTVSLILCALSFGGVMERCGFLEVLLEAILKHVKSVTGMVVSVMIGCFATNLLVGDQYTAIVLPGRMFKPAFDKMGLHPRMLSRTLEDSGTLTSVLIPWNTCGAYHASLFGIPTLEFAPFAFFNYINPIVAIILTAMGKFIFWRKDTDDDIITE, encoded by the coding sequence ATGGACGAAGGCGGAAGAAGACAGAGAAAGCCGACGTTGCTTGAGGCTGTCGTCGCCGTGGTGGTATCTTTTGCCTGCATAGGCATAGGCGTCCTGGCTTTGGGGGTTGACGTTCACATTCCCATCGTGATCGCAACATCTTTTGTGTGCCTCATTGGGCGCTTCCTGCTTCACATAAGCTGGAAGGACATCGAAGAGGGAATCTTTCGGGGCATCCACATAGGACTGCAGGCAATCCTCATTCTAATGATTGTCGGCATGATCGTGGGCTCCTGGATACAGGGCGGGATAGTCCCGACGCTCATCTATTACGGCTTGAGCATCCTGTCTCCAAGCATCTTTCTGCTTGCTACGCTTTTGATCTGCTCGATCGTGTCCCTGGCTACGGGATCCTCCTGGGGCACTTCCGGAACGGTAGGCCTCGCCTTGATAGGCATTGCAGCCGGCCTTGGCGTTTCCATGCCTCTTGCCGCGGGCGTGGTCATCTCCGGAGCATATTTCGGGGATAAGATGTCTCCCCTTTCCGACACGACCAACCTGGCACCTGCAGTAGCTGGCACCACCCTTTTCAGCCACATCCGTGCCTTAGTTTCCACCACGATGACTACCTACATTATCGTGGCAATCATCACTATCGTCCTTGGCTTCAGGTTTGCCGGCGGCACTCTTGACACGTCGAGGATCGAGGCCTTTCAAAAGCTTTTGGCTGCCGAATTCGACATAGGCCTACTTGGTTTCATACCGCCCCTCGTCGTAATAACTTTGGCAGCTTTGAAATTTCCTGCCATTCCCAGCATGTTCGCCGGCGTCGTTTTGGGCGGCATCATGATACTTCTTCAGGGAAACGGCCTGGGTACCATGGTCACTGCGATCCACTACGGCTACGTGCCGGCTTTAAGCGCTGAAATAGCGGAAGCTGCAAGCCCGGAGGCCATAGCCTCTATGCTTGCAGCCAAAGGCGTTACTGACGTCAATCCCGAGCTTGCCCGACAGGTGAGCGAAATGTTGAGCAGCCTGCTGGAACGGGGCGGTTTGGATTCCATGATGTGGACGGTCTCTTTGATACTCTGTGCCCTTTCTTTCGGCGGGGTCATGGAAAGATGCGGCTTTCTCGAGGTGCTGCTTGAGGCAATACTGAAACACGTTAAAAGCGTTACGGGAATGGTCGTCTCCGTCATGATCGGATGTTTTGCCACAAACCTCCTGGTTGGCGATCAATACACGGCAATTGTGCTTCCCGGAAGGATGTTCAAACCTGCCTTCGACAAGATGGGGCTGCACCCCAGGATGCTGTCGAGAACTCTTGAAGACAGCGGCACACTGACCTCCGTTTTAATACCATGGAACACCTGCGGCGCCTATCATGCGAGCCTTTTTGGCATACCTACCCTTGAGTTCGCGCCCTTCGCCTTCTTTAACTACATCAACCCAATAGTGGCCATAATTCTGACGGCCATGGGCAAGTTCATATTCTGGCGCAAGGATACTGACGACGACATAATAACCGAATAG
- a CDS encoding 4a-hydroxytetrahydrobiopterin dehydratase — MEKLTNQRCVPCEGGIPPMTREEAEEYLSQVPSWRIVEDEGIFKLNKTFKFNNFRESWQFFDRIAELAESEGHHPDISVHYNRVIVTLFTYAIKGLFLNDFIMAAKIEEILKELQKGHR; from the coding sequence ATGGAAAAATTGACGAATCAAAGATGCGTACCCTGCGAGGGAGGCATTCCTCCCATGACAAGGGAGGAGGCCGAAGAATATTTGAGCCAGGTGCCTTCATGGAGAATCGTGGAGGATGAGGGCATTTTTAAACTTAATAAGACCTTTAAATTTAACAACTTCAGGGAATCCTGGCAGTTTTTCGATAGAATAGCTGAGCTGGCCGAGTCCGAAGGACATCATCCTGACATATCGGTCCACTATAACCGCGTGATCGTAACTTTATTCACCTATGCCATAAAGGGACTGTTCTTAAATGATTTTATAATGGCTGCCAAGATAGAGGAAATCCTAAAGGAACTCCAAAAAGGCCACCGGTAA
- a CDS encoding phosphodiester glycosidase family protein yields the protein MGASKRLRVASFIFLVCIIAVAHVGGASAISRGEVVYEIMTALDLPVVQDGAGFADVSKLTLHGESIQAAKALGILPPFEHFYPTLDATNAEALMFALRALGLFNEAEILDKICEFGEKEDVPPHLTVYLTMAEAMSPKAPELFSNEPAANVSREGLNSLVSWLKNCKRGFIFEKTLEEGPIAVTMHREGVGRPPKLWLVLIDEIPLNAEARARDLSDYLKNLGFPAFIVKQEWAYLVTVGPFIDYVKAHDVKARLPKGMTASIVPYNGSEESPALYWVCLSYDATSETGKIALSSAHFGTFKPLSEMAKATGAKAAVNGGYFSGTRPIGLVLTDGAISYMPYRGRTAIGWDDSGKVYIGQVEAAAKVVVGSKAEFALDGVNVSPSYHGISVYRPEFGMEVPKLPSDALEVMVREGKVTWKQSAATTKGHYIPPDGFLLVARGNSRQYFANVVLGTEVEIKSALVPEEFNGAKWAFQAGPPLLRNGREVYANEGFKPSFTDKRHPRTLWGYDGRRIYWVVVDGRDPWHSRGMTLSELRALAKQFGMKEAVNLDGGGSSGLWWKGALINHSPGGRERPLPYIIYLE from the coding sequence GTGGGAGCATCTAAGAGGCTTCGGGTTGCGTCTTTTATTTTTCTTGTGTGCATTATAGCGGTTGCGCACGTTGGCGGAGCCAGCGCAATTTCGAGGGGCGAAGTGGTCTATGAAATAATGACGGCTCTGGACCTGCCGGTGGTGCAGGACGGCGCCGGCTTTGCTGACGTCTCGAAGCTCACCCTTCACGGAGAGTCCATTCAGGCAGCCAAAGCGCTAGGAATATTGCCGCCCTTTGAACATTTCTATCCAACTTTGGACGCGACGAACGCCGAGGCCTTGATGTTTGCCCTTCGCGCCCTCGGTCTTTTCAACGAGGCCGAAATATTGGACAAAATATGCGAGTTTGGCGAAAAAGAGGATGTTCCGCCCCATCTTACGGTCTATCTGACCATGGCCGAAGCGATGTCTCCAAAGGCACCTGAACTGTTTTCAAACGAACCTGCAGCCAACGTTAGCCGAGAAGGCTTGAATTCCCTCGTAAGCTGGCTGAAAAATTGCAAGAGGGGATTTATCTTCGAAAAGACCCTTGAAGAAGGACCCATCGCGGTGACGATGCACAGGGAAGGTGTAGGGCGACCTCCGAAGCTGTGGCTCGTGTTGATAGACGAAATTCCCTTGAACGCCGAAGCTCGTGCCCGAGATCTATCGGACTATTTGAAAAATCTGGGATTTCCCGCATTCATCGTGAAGCAGGAGTGGGCCTATTTGGTCACCGTCGGGCCCTTCATAGATTACGTCAAAGCCCATGACGTGAAGGCGCGCCTCCCCAAAGGCATGACGGCCTCCATAGTTCCCTACAACGGCTCCGAGGAAAGCCCAGCTCTTTATTGGGTTTGCCTTTCCTACGACGCCACTTCAGAGACGGGGAAGATAGCCCTGTCCAGCGCTCATTTCGGGACATTTAAACCTTTAAGCGAAATGGCCAAGGCGACGGGGGCGAAGGCTGCGGTAAACGGAGGCTATTTCAGCGGAACGAGACCCATTGGGCTCGTGCTGACCGACGGAGCTATCTCTTACATGCCCTACAGAGGCAGGACCGCCATAGGCTGGGACGACAGCGGAAAGGTCTATATCGGACAAGTCGAAGCAGCAGCAAAGGTAGTGGTGGGATCGAAGGCGGAATTCGCTCTAGATGGCGTGAACGTGTCGCCGAGCTATCACGGCATAAGCGTATATAGGCCGGAATTCGGCATGGAGGTTCCCAAACTGCCCTCCGATGCCCTGGAAGTAATGGTGAGGGAGGGGAAGGTGACTTGGAAGCAAAGCGCCGCTACGACAAAAGGCCACTATATCCCGCCCGACGGTTTTTTGCTCGTTGCCAGGGGCAACAGCAGGCAGTACTTCGCAAACGTGGTATTGGGAACGGAAGTTGAAATAAAATCAGCTCTTGTCCCCGAGGAGTTTAACGGCGCAAAGTGGGCTTTTCAGGCAGGGCCGCCTCTTTTGCGCAACGGAAGAGAGGTCTATGCAAACGAAGGTTTTAAGCCGAGTTTCACCGATAAAAGACACCCTAGGACGCTTTGGGGATACGACGGAAGGCGGATTTACTGGGTTGTGGTCGATGGCCGCGACCCGTGGCACTCCAGGGGCATGACCCTGTCGGAGTTGAGGGCCCTTGCCAAACAATTCGGCATGAAAGAAGCCGTCAATTTAGATGGGGGAGGATCATCCGGACTTTGGTGGAAGGGTGCTTTGATCAACCACTCGCCCGGCGGCAGGGAAAGGCCCCTTCCATATATAATTTATCTTGAATGA
- a CDS encoding alanine/glycine:cation symporter family protein, which yields MEGFIQAVEVFSAWLWGIPMMAVLVVTGVFLSFRLRFFQVKYIGYIIKQTLGKIFSKEELGEGTISPFQALTSALASTLGAGNIAGVSVAIYYGGPGAVFWMWVVAMMGMATKFTETVLSLKYRERNEEGEYVGGPMYYMTKGLGWRWLGIWFALAFIVELFCSIMVQSNSIAGNMAESFGVSEYLVGLGAMLFVGVVVIGGIKRIGKVTEKMVPIMALLYTLGVVIIIVMEIDKLPSVIWLILRSAFVPMAPIGGFMGASLAAVLRWGFARGVYSNEAGMGTAPIAHATASTDHPTRQGLWSVTEVILDTLACTATAFAVLISGIWTSEIAAVNPSSLAALSFGRYFGNLGSGLVALSLFLFVITTVLVLVFYAEKQVEFLFGLKAAKLSRYVYIAAIYIGAVGGAKVLWHFLDISLAMIVIPNVLVLLLLSKEVVELKNEFFYTGGRYYLKDKTKG from the coding sequence ATGGAAGGTTTTATTCAAGCGGTCGAGGTTTTCTCGGCCTGGCTCTGGGGAATTCCCATGATGGCAGTTTTAGTTGTCACAGGTGTCTTTCTCTCCTTCAGGCTTCGTTTCTTTCAAGTGAAGTACATTGGCTACATCATTAAGCAGACGCTGGGAAAGATATTTTCCAAGGAAGAATTGGGGGAGGGGACAATCTCTCCCTTCCAGGCACTGACTTCAGCCCTCGCTTCCACTCTGGGCGCAGGAAACATAGCGGGCGTTTCTGTTGCGATCTATTACGGAGGGCCTGGGGCGGTATTTTGGATGTGGGTGGTGGCTATGATGGGCATGGCCACCAAGTTTACCGAGACGGTGCTAAGCCTTAAATACAGGGAAAGAAACGAGGAAGGAGAGTACGTTGGTGGGCCCATGTACTACATGACGAAGGGCCTTGGTTGGAGATGGCTTGGCATATGGTTTGCCCTGGCTTTCATTGTGGAACTTTTTTGCAGTATCATGGTGCAGTCCAATTCCATTGCCGGTAACATGGCGGAGTCCTTTGGCGTTTCCGAATACCTTGTTGGGTTGGGCGCCATGTTGTTCGTCGGAGTCGTGGTCATAGGCGGGATCAAAAGAATAGGAAAAGTTACGGAAAAGATGGTGCCCATTATGGCCCTTCTTTATACCCTGGGCGTGGTGATAATCATAGTAATGGAGATAGACAAGCTGCCTTCCGTAATATGGCTCATCTTGCGAAGCGCCTTCGTTCCCATGGCACCCATTGGCGGATTTATGGGGGCGAGCCTGGCTGCCGTTTTAAGATGGGGTTTTGCGAGGGGCGTTTACTCTAACGAGGCGGGCATGGGGACCGCTCCCATCGCTCACGCTACGGCGAGCACCGACCATCCTACCAGACAGGGATTGTGGTCCGTGACGGAAGTAATACTGGATACGCTCGCCTGCACTGCTACAGCCTTTGCCGTTCTCATCTCCGGCATATGGACGAGCGAGATAGCGGCCGTCAACCCCTCGAGCCTGGCAGCTCTTTCCTTTGGCAGGTATTTCGGAAACTTAGGAAGCGGCCTTGTCGCCTTAAGCCTCTTTCTTTTCGTCATAACCACCGTTTTGGTGTTAGTATTTTACGCTGAAAAACAGGTGGAGTTTCTCTTCGGCCTGAAGGCCGCAAAACTGTCGAGGTACGTCTACATTGCTGCCATATACATAGGTGCCGTGGGCGGGGCCAAGGTGCTCTGGCATTTCCTCGATATCAGTCTGGCCATGATAGTGATACCGAACGTGTTGGTTTTACTCCTGCTTTCTAAAGAGGTTGTGGAATTAAAGAATGAATTCTTTTATACTGGCGGCAGGTACTATTTGAAGGACAAGACGAAAGGTTAA
- a CDS encoding basic amino acid ABC transporter substrate-binding protein codes for MKKCLFYLSVIALALFVSVAPVSAKTYVVGTSAGFPPFEYIQEGKIVGFDVDLMKAIAESQGFEVKFQDISFDSLIPGLNAGTIDIVAAGMTITEERAKVVDFTEPYYSANQALLVKEGSGNTLTVLFGNHNIAVQTGTTGDLWVEENLEKTGILTGKVTRFDTFVLAIQDLINGNVDGVVLDTPVAKRYAAEKPVVMVAEIITGEQYGLAVAKGNKELLEKLNKGLEEVKTSGKMDELLKKYF; via the coding sequence ATGAAAAAATGTTTATTTTATCTGTCGGTTATCGCTTTGGCTTTGTTCGTATCGGTAGCTCCTGTCTCTGCCAAGACTTACGTTGTAGGCACTAGCGCCGGGTTTCCTCCTTTTGAGTACATTCAGGAGGGCAAAATCGTGGGCTTTGACGTCGACCTAATGAAGGCCATTGCAGAAAGCCAGGGCTTCGAGGTGAAGTTTCAAGACATCAGCTTCGACTCCCTCATCCCAGGGCTTAACGCAGGCACTATCGACATCGTGGCTGCAGGAATGACCATCACCGAGGAGAGGGCCAAAGTAGTAGATTTCACCGAGCCTTACTACTCGGCAAACCAGGCTCTGCTGGTCAAAGAAGGCAGCGGCAATACCTTAACGGTTCTTTTCGGCAATCACAATATCGCCGTCCAGACGGGCACCACGGGCGACCTCTGGGTAGAGGAAAATTTGGAAAAGACAGGGATTTTAACGGGCAAGGTTACGCGCTTTGACACCTTCGTGCTCGCCATTCAGGACCTGATCAACGGAAACGTCGACGGCGTGGTCCTCGATACTCCCGTCGCCAAAAGGTACGCGGCTGAAAAGCCCGTCGTCATGGTGGCGGAAATAATCACGGGCGAACAATACGGCCTTGCCGTGGCCAAAGGCAACAAGGAGCTCCTCGAAAAGCTGAACAAGGGGCTTGAGGAAGTAAAGACGAGCGGCAAGATGGACGAGCTTTTAAAGAAGTACTTTTAG
- a CDS encoding amino acid ABC transporter permease encodes MLDALVLIQKSLPTLLEGTFVTIKLTILIVAMGLILGLILAFCQTYGSKILRIVVAVYDRIFRSIPELVLLLLVFYGMPGIGLRLSPFYAAVVALGLRAAAYMGQIFRGSFMSVGSDQLTAAYSLGMSEYKAFIYVIFPQAMRAFIPPFANEYAIILKDTSLAYAIGVVELLRQGQYIITVEYEPLPIFLAIAGIYFVLTFGVARLLKKLENKLKIPGIGV; translated from the coding sequence TTGCTTGATGCTCTTGTTTTAATACAAAAGTCCCTCCCAACTTTGTTGGAAGGGACTTTTGTAACGATAAAACTAACTATATTGATTGTGGCCATGGGGCTTATTTTGGGCTTAATTTTGGCCTTTTGTCAGACCTATGGAAGCAAGATCCTTCGCATTGTGGTGGCCGTTTACGACAGGATCTTCAGGAGCATACCGGAGCTTGTTCTGCTGCTTTTAGTCTTTTACGGCATGCCGGGCATCGGTTTGAGATTGAGCCCCTTTTACGCAGCCGTGGTCGCCCTGGGGCTTCGTGCCGCCGCCTACATGGGCCAAATTTTCAGAGGAAGCTTTATGTCCGTAGGCTCGGACCAGCTGACTGCCGCCTACTCCCTCGGCATGAGCGAATACAAAGCCTTCATTTACGTCATCTTCCCCCAGGCGATGAGGGCCTTCATCCCGCCCTTCGCAAACGAGTACGCTATCATATTAAAAGACACTTCTTTAGCCTACGCCATAGGCGTAGTAGAGCTCCTTAGACAAGGACAATACATAATCACGGTGGAATACGAACCGCTGCCCATCTTCCTTGCCATCGCAGGCATTTACTTCGTCTTGACCTTCGGCGTGGCGAGGCTCTTAAAAAAGCTCGAAAACAAACTTAAGATCCCCGGGATAGGAGTGTAA
- a CDS encoding amino acid ABC transporter ATP-binding protein produces MAGKPLLRVVNVKKRFGDKVVLDGVSFTLNKGETKVIIGPSGTGKSTLLKSVNRLVVPDEGEIWLEDTEIIRCTNINAVRQKIGYVFQDFGLFHHLTALENVMIGLTKVKRMPKKEAVEKARYELNRVGLTGIEDLYPAQLSGGQKQRVAIARALAMEPILMLFDEPTSALDPELIGEVLAVMKELAESKMTMLVVTHEMGFARSVSDEIIFIEKGIIVEQAPPEKMFREPEHQRTREFLFKLKDLYGEGGE; encoded by the coding sequence ATGGCAGGTAAACCGCTTCTTAGAGTCGTAAACGTAAAAAAGAGGTTCGGGGACAAGGTCGTCCTCGATGGAGTTTCCTTCACGCTGAACAAAGGCGAAACAAAGGTAATCATAGGTCCCAGCGGCACGGGAAAAAGCACCTTGCTTAAGTCCGTAAACCGCCTCGTCGTCCCCGATGAGGGCGAGATATGGCTCGAGGACACGGAAATCATAAGGTGCACGAATATAAACGCCGTGCGCCAGAAGATTGGTTACGTATTTCAGGACTTCGGGCTCTTTCACCACCTTACGGCTTTGGAAAACGTCATGATCGGCCTGACCAAAGTGAAAAGGATGCCCAAAAAAGAGGCCGTAGAAAAGGCCCGTTACGAGCTGAACAGGGTCGGACTAACGGGAATAGAAGACCTTTACCCCGCCCAACTTTCGGGAGGGCAAAAACAGCGCGTCGCCATAGCCAGGGCGCTCGCTATGGAGCCGATACTAATGCTTTTCGACGAACCGACGTCGGCACTTGACCCGGAACTGATTGGGGAGGTGCTGGCCGTCATGAAAGAGCTTGCCGAATCGAAGATGACGATGCTCGTCGTAACCCATGAGATGGGCTTTGCCCGCTCCGTCTCCGACGAGATTATTTTCATAGAAAAGGGCATAATAGTCGAGCAGGCCCCTCCGGAAAAGATGTTCAGGGAGCCCGAGCATCAGCGAACGAGGGAATTTCTCTTTAAGCTCAAGGATCTTTACGGGGAAGGCGGCGAATAG
- a CDS encoding amino acid ABC transporter permease yields MLEFLRQFLIVDIFISNFGTLMKGLAFTFELAIVAMFFGTILGVLLALGRSFGNRPLSWLCTAYVELIRGTPLLSQLFILYFALPPYGIRLSAVSVAFLGFILNSAAYQAEYTRGSIEAVGEDQFKAAYSLGMGKWQTIFYVVLPQAIRWSIPAWMNEFIYLLKCTSIAYIIGAPDLLTQGKFIASRNYQFFRVYLIVAIIYLVIVLAATWIVGKIEQKVQIPGFGYDKARR; encoded by the coding sequence GTGCTTGAATTTTTAAGGCAATTCCTGATCGTCGACATCTTCATCTCCAACTTCGGCACGTTAATGAAGGGCCTTGCCTTCACCTTCGAGCTTGCTATCGTCGCCATGTTTTTCGGCACAATACTGGGGGTTTTGCTTGCCCTGGGTCGAAGCTTCGGCAATAGACCCCTCTCCTGGTTATGCACAGCTTACGTTGAGCTGATCAGGGGCACTCCTCTGTTATCACAGCTTTTCATACTTTACTTCGCTCTTCCGCCTTACGGGATCAGGTTATCCGCCGTATCCGTGGCCTTTTTGGGCTTTATCCTCAACTCGGCAGCTTACCAGGCCGAGTACACCCGCGGATCCATCGAGGCCGTAGGCGAAGACCAATTCAAGGCAGCCTACTCCCTAGGCATGGGCAAATGGCAGACCATATTTTACGTAGTCCTTCCCCAGGCCATTCGCTGGTCCATCCCGGCCTGGATGAACGAATTCATATATCTTTTAAAGTGCACCTCCATCGCCTACATAATAGGCGCACCCGACCTTCTGACCCAGGGAAAGTTCATCGCAAGCAGAAACTACCAATTCTTCAGGGTCTACCTCATCGTAGCAATCATTTATCTTGTGATAGTGCTTGCAGCCACCTGGATCGTCGGCAAAATAGAACAAAAGGTCCAAATCCCCGGCTTCGGTTACGACAAGGCAAGGCGCTAG